From Pan paniscus chromosome 6, NHGRI_mPanPan1-v2.0_pri, whole genome shotgun sequence, one genomic window encodes:
- the GIMAP1 gene encoding GTPase IMAP family member 1 has product MGGRKMATDEENVYGLEENTQSRQESTRRLILVGRTGAGKSATGNSILGQRRFFSRLGATSVTRACTTGSRRWDKCHVEVVDTPDIFSSQVSKTDPGCEERGHCYLLSAPGPHALLLVTQLGRFTAQDQQAVRQVRDMFGEDVVKWMVIVFTRKEDLAGGSLHDYVSNTENRALRELVAECGGRVCAFDNRATGREQEAQVEQLLEMVEGLVREHKGAHYSNEVYELAQVLRWAGPEERLRRVAERVAARVRRRPWGAWLSARLWKWLKSPRSWRLGLALLLGGALLFWVLLHRRWSEAAAEVGPD; this is encoded by the exons ATGGGAGGAAGGAAGATGGcgacagatgaagaaaatgtctaTG GTTTAGAAGAGAACACTCAGTCCCGGCAGGAGTCCACGCGGAGGCTCATTCTTGTTGGGAGAACAGGGGCCGGGAAGAGCGCCACTGGGAACAGCATCCTGGGCCAGAGACGGTTCTTCTCCAGGCTGGGGGCCACGTCTGTGACCAGGGCCTGCACCACGGGCAGCCGCAGGTGGGACAAGTGCCACGTGGAAGTCGTGGACACTCCGGACATTTTCAGCTCCCAAGTGTCCAAGACAGATCCTGGCTGTGAGGAGAGAGGTCACTGCTACCTGCTCTCGGCCCCCGGACCCCACGCGCTGCTCCTGGTGACCCAGTTGGGTCGGTTCACCGCCCAGGACCAGCAGGCGGTGAGGCAGGTGAGGGACATGTTCGGGGAGGACGTCGTAAAGTGGATGGTCATCGTCTTCACCAGGAAGGAGGACCTGGCCGGGGGCTCCCTGCACGATTACGTGAGCAACACAGAGAACCGGGCCTTGCGCGAGCTGGTGGCCGAGTGCGGGGGCCGGGTCTGTGCCTTTGATAACCGGGCCACCGGCCGGGAGCAGGAAGCCCAGGTGGAGCAGCTGCTGGAGATGGTGGAGGGCCTGGTGCGGGAGCACAAGGGCGCCCATTACTCCAACGAGGTGTATGAGCTGGCGCAGGTGCTGCGCTGGGCAGGCCCTGAGGAGCGGCTCCGGCGGGTGGCGGAGCGCGTGGCAGCCAGGGTGCGGAGGAGGCCGTGGGGCGCCTGGCTGTCGGCCCGGCTGTGGAAGTGGCTGAAGtcccccaggagctggaggctgggcCTGGCCCTGCTGCTGGGGGGCGCGCTCCTGTTCTGGGTGCTGCTCCACAGGCGGTGGTCGGAGGCCGCTGCGGAGGTCGGGCCTGACTAA